One Pseudonocardia sediminis DNA window includes the following coding sequences:
- a CDS encoding GDSL-type esterase/lipase family protein, which yields MIGTSGGRTRVLGGLAVLATLAMAALAGGCARAQSIATAATSCGASWVTGWHASEQSVPGDQLAGRTLRMQARPQTDGTQVRLRLSNRYGDGPLVIAAMTVARGGSGPSATDVVPLRVAGLAGVTILAGQDVLTDPVPVAVTAGVPLAVSLFLVEVPTRISSHPVALQSAYLSKHGDATTSPTGAGFDTTLQSWPVLAGIDVLAGRPAASVVLIGDSLVDGVGSTPDGQDRLTDALAARLRGAGGDRTMTVLNAGLSRNQLLDDDPNDGGDSPQTRFDADVGGEPATRDVLLQAGTNDIEAGASASEIVDGLARFADTVRASGRRVFLVTIPPSTLSVRGTPLGAAVRDEVNDWVRTRGATRADGVVDFAAALADPADPRRLRPAFDSGDGLHPSPAGYRALADAIPVQALSGSPCLARDGATPVVAEGR from the coding sequence GTGATCGGGACGTCCGGAGGCCGGACGCGTGTGCTGGGCGGCCTCGCCGTGCTCGCGACCCTCGCGATGGCCGCCCTGGCCGGAGGGTGCGCGCGGGCGCAGTCGATCGCGACGGCCGCGACGTCGTGCGGCGCGTCCTGGGTGACCGGCTGGCACGCCTCCGAGCAGTCCGTCCCGGGTGACCAGCTGGCCGGCCGCACGCTGCGGATGCAGGCCCGCCCCCAAACCGACGGCACGCAGGTGCGGCTGCGGCTGTCCAACCGCTACGGCGACGGTCCGCTGGTGATCGCGGCGATGACGGTCGCCCGCGGCGGCTCCGGCCCGTCCGCGACCGACGTCGTGCCGCTGCGGGTGGCCGGGCTCGCGGGCGTCACGATCCTCGCCGGGCAGGACGTGCTCACCGACCCGGTGCCCGTCGCCGTCACCGCCGGGGTGCCGCTGGCGGTGAGCCTGTTCCTGGTCGAGGTCCCGACCCGGATCAGCTCGCACCCGGTGGCCCTGCAGTCGGCCTACCTCTCGAAGCACGGCGACGCGACGACGAGCCCGACCGGCGCCGGGTTCGACACGACGCTGCAGTCCTGGCCGGTGCTGGCCGGGATCGACGTGCTCGCCGGACGTCCGGCCGCGTCGGTGGTCCTCATCGGCGACTCGCTCGTCGACGGCGTCGGCAGCACCCCGGACGGGCAGGACCGCCTGACCGACGCGCTCGCGGCCCGTCTGCGCGGTGCGGGCGGCGACCGGACGATGACGGTGCTCAACGCGGGCCTGTCGCGTAACCAGCTCCTCGACGACGACCCGAACGACGGCGGCGACTCACCACAGACCCGCTTCGACGCCGACGTGGGCGGCGAGCCCGCGACCCGCGACGTCCTGCTGCAGGCCGGCACGAACGACATCGAGGCCGGCGCGAGCGCGTCGGAGATCGTCGACGGCCTCGCGCGCTTCGCCGACACCGTCCGCGCGTCCGGGCGCCGGGTGTTCCTGGTGACGATCCCGCCGTCGACGCTGTCGGTCCGCGGGACGCCGCTGGGTGCCGCCGTGCGCGACGAGGTCAACGACTGGGTGCGGACCCGGGGAGCGACCCGGGCCGACGGCGTCGTCGACTTCGCCGCCGCACTGGCCGACCCGGCCGACCCGCGACGGCTGCGCCCGGCGTTCGACTCCGGGGACGGGCTGCACCCGTCCCCGGCCGGCTACCGGGCACTGGCCGACGCGATCCCCGTCCAGGCACTGAGCGGGAGCCCGTGCCTGGCCAGGGACGGCGCGACCCCCGTCGTCGCCGAGGGCCGCTGA
- a CDS encoding heavy-metal-associated domain-containing protein, with the protein MTCQHCVASVTEEISEIEGVTEVAVDLESGGVTVTSDRELDHAAIAAAVDEAGYALA; encoded by the coding sequence ATGACCTGCCAGCACTGCGTCGCCTCGGTCACCGAGGAGATCAGCGAGATCGAGGGCGTCACCGAGGTCGCCGTCGACCTGGAGTCGGGCGGCGTGACCGTCACCTCGGACCGCGAGCTCGACCATGCCGCGATCGCCGCCGCCGTCGACGAGGCGGGCTACGCGCTGGCCTGA
- a CDS encoding metal-sensitive transcriptional regulator, protein MPAYTDHRDEHLRRLRRIEGQVRGLQRMVDEDVYCIDVLTQVSAATRALQSFALELLSEHMSGCVADAARAGTAEGEAKVQEATDAIARLVRS, encoded by the coding sequence ATGCCCGCCTACACCGATCACCGTGACGAGCACCTGCGCAGGCTGCGTCGGATCGAGGGCCAGGTGCGCGGCCTGCAGAGGATGGTCGACGAGGACGTCTACTGCATCGACGTGCTGACCCAGGTCTCCGCGGCCACCCGGGCACTGCAGTCCTTCGCCCTGGAACTGCTCTCCGAGCACATGTCCGGGTGTGTGGCCGACGCCGCGCGCGCCGGCACCGCCGAGGGCGAGGCGAAGGTCCAGGAGGCCACGGACGCGATCGCCCGGCTCGTCCGGTCCTGA
- a CDS encoding site-specific integrase has product MTGDELFPAPRTGKQRGNGEGTVYKRRDGRYEGACYVLMTDGTVRRKRVYARTRKEVVDKLAELQKHSRDGVPMPTKTWTVTEYLAYWLEHVVRPNSKPKTHQGYEVVTRVHVVPVLGKKRLTALQAADIRLLLTRVQHRCRCCAEEIDAGRPERGRRCCAIGRCCESYPSARTLQQVHAVFRNALQNAVREELVMRNVAKLVRVPSPKYRVHRGITADQAHEMIEASVSDRLHALYVLTLYLGMRRAELLGLRWADVDLDGGHLEIVQTLQRVDGELRFVPAKTTASERTLPLVGRCWETLRKHRAAQAWETSEAGDDWTDHDLVFPSRVGTPLEPDNLRRSWYPLRKKLGVESTRFHDLRHTCVTLLLDLGVPPHIVREIAGHSDIGVTMRIYAHASLDEKRAALRKLDGRIG; this is encoded by the coding sequence ATGACGGGCGACGAGCTGTTCCCGGCTCCGCGCACGGGCAAGCAGCGCGGGAACGGCGAGGGCACGGTCTACAAGCGTCGTGACGGCCGGTACGAGGGCGCCTGCTACGTGCTGATGACCGACGGCACCGTCCGCCGGAAGCGGGTCTATGCCCGCACGCGGAAGGAGGTCGTCGACAAGCTCGCGGAGCTGCAGAAGCACTCCCGAGACGGCGTGCCGATGCCGACGAAGACGTGGACCGTGACCGAGTACCTGGCGTACTGGCTGGAGCACGTCGTCCGGCCGAACAGCAAGCCGAAGACGCACCAGGGCTACGAGGTCGTCACCCGGGTGCACGTCGTTCCGGTGCTGGGTAAGAAGCGTCTGACGGCGCTCCAGGCCGCGGACATTCGCCTGCTGCTCACGCGGGTCCAGCACCGGTGCCGCTGCTGTGCCGAGGAGATCGACGCGGGTCGTCCGGAGAGGGGACGGCGCTGCTGCGCGATCGGCAGGTGCTGCGAGAGCTACCCGTCCGCACGGACGCTCCAGCAGGTGCACGCGGTGTTCCGCAACGCGCTGCAGAACGCGGTGCGCGAGGAGCTGGTGATGCGCAACGTGGCCAAGCTGGTCCGGGTGCCGTCGCCGAAGTACCGGGTCCACCGGGGCATCACGGCCGATCAGGCGCACGAGATGATCGAGGCAAGCGTGAGCGACCGGCTCCACGCGCTCTACGTGCTGACGCTCTACCTCGGGATGCGCCGCGCCGAGCTGCTCGGGCTGCGCTGGGCGGACGTGGATCTGGACGGCGGCCACCTGGAGATCGTGCAGACGCTCCAGCGGGTGGACGGCGAGCTGCGCTTCGTCCCGGCCAAGACGACCGCGTCGGAGCGCACGCTGCCGCTGGTCGGTCGTTGCTGGGAGACGCTGCGCAAGCACCGTGCTGCCCAGGCCTGGGAGACCTCGGAGGCCGGCGACGACTGGACGGACCACGACCTGGTGTTCCCGAGCCGCGTCGGGACGCCGCTGGAGCCGGACAACCTGCGCCGGTCCTGGTACCCGTTGCGGAAGAAGCTCGGCGTCGAGAGCACGCGGTTCCACGACCTGCGCCACACCTGCGTGACGCTGCTGCTGGACCTCGGCGTCCCGCCGCACATCGTCCGCGAGATCGCCGGCCACTCGGACATCGGCGTCACGATGAGGATCTACGCGCACGCCTCGCTGGACGAGAAGCGGGCCGCGCTGCGCAAGCTCGACGGGAGGATCGGATGA